The following coding sequences lie in one Lolium perenne isolate Kyuss_39 chromosome 2, Kyuss_2.0, whole genome shotgun sequence genomic window:
- the LOC127329802 gene encoding uncharacterized protein, translated as MAEKGEKVSTLIIESNLECEKCYRKIQKVLCKLQEKEKIRTINFETKNNTVTISGPFDPVKLSRKLRCKACEAIKDIKIVQEKKPEPKKDEKIKPEPKKEEKKPEPKKDCCKCCTKPDEKKPEEKKPEEKKPEKPKPKEDPKPAAAPAPSSTTVNLQFTQICNLCYPWPCSDPSHWGGIHQHPQPQPQPQPKQPPPQPQWPCDPPTMPALGHHHPCPPWAPATPKRQPCGGPSYCGGCGSCGGGYNGWPPAMPTPLQMMQPPPMMGCGGPASSCRGCKGCRIVQEGRFIYEEYPPNSCTVM; from the exons ATGGCAGAGAAGGGAGAGAAG GTATCTACGTTGATCATTGAATCCAACCTGGAATGCGAGAAATGTTACAGGAAGATTCAGAAAGTTCTATGCAAACTCCAAG AGAAGGAGAAGATCAGGACCATCAATTTCGAGACGAAGAATAACACGGTGACAATCTCCGGACCATTCGATCCGGTGAAGCTGTCGCGGAAGCTGAGATGCAAGGCCTGCGAGGCGATCAAGGACATCAAGATCGTACAAGAGAAGAAGCCTGAGCCAAAGAAGGACGAGAAGATCAAGCCTGAGCcaaagaaggaagagaagaagcctGAGCCAAAGAAGGACTGCTGTAAGTGCTGCACGAAACCCGACGAGAAGAAGCCTGAGGAGAAGAAGCCGGAGGAGAAGAAACCGGAGAAGCCTAAGCCAAAGGAGGACCCCAAACCGGCGGCCGCACCGGCGCCATCGTCCACGACTGTGAACCTGCAGTTCACGCAGATCTGCAACCTGTGCTACCCGTGGCCGTGCAGCGACCCGAGCCACTGGGGCGGCATCCATCAGCAcccgcagccgcagccgcagccCCAGCCCAAGCAGCCGCCGCCGCAACCGCAGTGGCCGTGCGACCCGCCGACGATGCCGGCGCTCGGCCACCACCACCCGTGCCCGCCCTGGGCGCCGGCGACACCGAAGAGGCAGCCGTGCGGAGGCCCGTCGTACTGCGGGGGGTGCGGCTCGTGCGGCGGTGGATATAATGGATGGCCGCCGGCGATGCCGACGCCACTGCAGATGATGCAGCCGCCGCCGATGATGGGCTGCGGGGGGCCGGCATCGTCCTGCAGAGGGTGCAAAGGTTGCCGGATCGTGCAGGAGGGGAGGTTCATCTACGAGGAGTACCCGCCGAATTCGTGCACCGTCATGTGA
- the LOC127331482 gene encoding putative UDP-rhamnose:rhamnosyltransferase 1 gives MDARSSSSPLRIVIFPWPAFGHLLPYLELAERLASRGHRVSYVSTSRNLARLPPLHPATAPRVDLVALPLPRVVQGLPDGAESSYDLPDEKREFHFQTFDSLAQPFAEFLAAACADEATRPHWIVFDAFHHLAAAVALDHKVPSVVNMSSAAMLATMPHTPPEHPEADPAAAAVFEQAAAAARAVPRYEREGMAPFVTGHGASSSGISRAQRCLLTQERCTLMATRSCVEWEPESFPLLATLLGKPVVPLGLLPPSPDGARRSAGNNGSESESEHATVRWLDAQPLGSVLYVAMGSEVRLRVEQVHELALGLELSGIRFLWALRKPSGAVDADVLPPGFQERTRGQGLVNMGWVPQMSILAHAAVGGFLTHCGRNSLIEGLLFGHPLVMLPIFADQGPNARQMEAKKVGLQVARDENDGSFDRHGVASAVRGVMVQGEARMGFVAGATKMHEVVADKELHDRYIDEFVQQLRSIHEYS, from the exons ATGGATGCCCGGTCATCATCCTCGCCGCTGCGCATCGTGATCTTCCCTTGGCCCGCTTTCGGCCACCTGCTGCCGTACCTAGAGCTCGCCGAGCGGCTGGCGTCGCGGGGCCACCGCGTCTCCTACGTCTCCACGTCGCGCAACCTCGCCCGCCTCCCGCCGCTGCACCCTGCCACGGCACCGCGCGTCGACCTCGTGGCCCTCCCGCTCCCGCGCGTCGTCCAAGGCCTGCCTGACGGCGCCGAGTCCAGTTATGATCTCCCCGACGAGAAGCGGGAGTTCCACTTTCAGACCTTCGACAGCCTCGCCCAGCCCTTCGCGGAGTTCCTGGCTGCCGCCTGCGCCGACGAGGCCACGCGGCCTCACTGGATCGTCTTCGACGCATTCCACCACttggccgccgccgtcgcccttgATCACAAG GTGCCATCCGTGGTCAATATGTCATCCGCTGCCATGCTCGCCACCATGCCCCATACGCCGCCGGAGCACCCAGAGGCCGATCCGGCCGCTGCCGCTGTTTTTGAACAGGCGGCCGCGGCCGCGCGAGCTGTGCCCCGTTACGAGCGGGAGGGGATGGCACCGTTTGTCACCGGCCACGGCGCGTCGTCGTCTGGTATCTCTAGGGCCCAGCGCTGCCTGTTGACACAGGAGAGATGCACGCTAATGGCCACGCGGAGCTGCGTTGAGTGGGAGCCCGAGTCCTTCCCGCTGCTGGCGACGCTCCTCGGCAAGCCGGTGGTGCCCCTCGGCCTTCTGCCGCCGTCACCCGACGGAGCCCGGCGTAGCGCCGGCAACAACGGATCAGAATCAGAGTCAGAGCACGCCACCGTGCGGTGGCTGGACGCGCAGCCTCTGGGCTCGGTGCTGTACGTGGCCATGGGGAGCGAGGTGCGGCTGCGTGTGGAGCAGGTGCACGAGCTGGCCCTCGGCCTCGAGCTCTCGGGGATACGCTTCCTCTGGGCCCTCAGGAAGCCCAGCGGCGCCGTCGACGCGGACGTGCTTCCTCCCGGTTTCCAAGAGCGCACCCGGGGCCAAGGGCTAGTGAACATGGGGTGGGTTCCTCAGATGAGCATACTGGCGCACGCCGCCGTCGGAGGGTTCCTCACGCACTGCGGCCGGAACTCGCTGATCGAAGGGCTCCTGTTCGGCCACCCTCTCGTCATGCTGCCCATCTTCGCCGACCAAGGGCCCAACGCGCGGCAGATGGAGGCGAAGAAGGTTGGGTTGCAGGTGGCGAGGGACGAGAACGACGGTTCGTTCGACCGCCATGGCGTCGCGAGCGCAGTTCGGGGCGTCATGGTCCAGGGAGAAGCCAGGATGGGCTTCGTAGCTGGCGCAACGAAGATGCACGAGGTTGTAGCTGACAAGGAGCTACATGATAGGTACATCGACGAATTTGTACAGCAGCTCCGATCAATTCATGAATACTCGTAA
- the LOC127331483 gene encoding probable galacturonosyltransferase 7 isoform X2, producing MKPTPSQRRRGPRAALLALVLCSLLVPLAFIFDRAPSGYVTTDERRRQEVFVPSFVHVEPSKGGGGGGAVDPVPVHGVIQEKKISNGSTGVLRQHEQTGRNSSGVSAKPKVPPVPRTEPPKAVNESTQRTSEVSNARKRRGAKADEVENAKACQLEFGSYCLWSTEHKVIMKDSVVKRLKDQLFVARSYYPSIAKLQGQEVLTQEMKQNIQDHERVLSASAVDADLPSFINKKIEQMDHTIARAKSCTVECHNVVRKLRQILDMTDDEAHFHMKQSAFLYNLGAQTLPKTHHCFSMRLTLEYFKSPSLDSDVSLARKFKTPNHRHYVILSKNVLAASVVINSTVISSKEPGNNVFHILTDAQNFYGMKYWFARNSYKKAAIHVVNYEEMILEKLPKFSPRELYLSEEFRVFIRSTERPTEKTRMEYLSLFSHSHFFIPEIFKDLKKVVVLDDDVVIQGDLSFLWNLDMGDKVNGAVEFCGVRLGQVRSLLGKTNYDPKSCAWMSGVNVINLDKWRKHKVTENYLMLLKQVKNNDEVSLRESAFSLSLLSFQHLIYPLDKKLTLSGLGYDYGIDPEVARSSASLHYNGNMKPWLELGIPDYKKYWRRFLTREDRFMDECNVNP from the exons ATGAAGCCGACGCCGTCGCAGAGGCGGCGGGGCCCGCGCGCGGCGCTGCTGGCGCTCGTCCTCTGCTCCCTGCTCGTGCCCCTCGCCTTCATCTTCGACCGCGCCCCCTCCG GCTACGTGACCACGGACGAGCGGCGCCGACAG GAGGTATTCGTGCCTTCGTTCGTTCACGTGGAGCCGAGTAAAGGAGGAGGCGGTGGTGGTGCTGTCGATCCAGTCCCTGTCCATGGAGTGATACAG GAGAAGAAGATTTCCAATGGCAGCACTGGAGTGTTGCGGCAGCATGAGCAAACTGGTCGCAACTCTTCGGGTGTTAGTGCTAAACCAAAAG TTCCTCCTGTACCAAGAACTGAACCACCGAAGGCTGTGAACGAATCAACTCAAAGAACAAGT GAAGTTAGCAATGCTAGAAAGAGACGAGGTGCAAAAGCGGATGAAGTGGAAAATGCAAAGGCTTGTCAGCTTGAATTTGGGAGCTACTGCCTCTGGTCTACAGAACACAAAGTAATTATGAAGGATTCGGTAGTGAAAAGGCTAAAAGACCAACTATTTGTGGCCCGCTCATACTATCCAAGCATTGCCAAGCTTCAAGGACAGGAGGTACTTACTCAGGAAATGAAACAAAATATACAAGACCATGAGAGGGTTCTTAGTGCATCTGCTGTTGACGCTGATCTACCATCCTT TATCAACAAGAAGATAGAACAGATGGATCACacaatagcgagagcgaaatcttGCACTGTGGAATGTCACAATGTTGTCAGAAAGCTTCGGCAGATACTTGATATGACTGATGATGAAGCTCATTTTCATATGAAGCAGAGTGCATTCCTCTACAATCTTGGTGCTCAGACCTTGCCTAAAACTCACCACTGTTTTTCTATGAGGTTGACATTGGAATATTTCAAATCCCCTTCATTGGATTCAGATGTTTCTCTGGCTCGCAAGTTTAAGACCCCAAACCATAGGCACTATGTTATACTATCTAAGAATGTCCTTGCAGCTTCTGTTGTCATCAACTCAACAGTTATCAGTTCTAAG GAGCCAGGAAACAACGTTTTTCATATCCTAACTGATGCTCAAAACTTTTATGGCATGAAATACTGGTTTGCCAGAAATTCATACAAAAAGGCAGCTATCCATGTTGTAAACTATGAAGAAATGATTTTAGAAAAGCTACCAAAGTTCAGTCCGCGAGAGCTATATTTGTCTGAGGAGTTCCGTGTTTTCATCAGGAGCACTGAGCGGCCCACTGAGAAGACAAGAATGGAATACTTGTCTTTGTTTAGTCATTCTCATTTCTTTATTCCAGAAATATTCAAGGATCTAAAGAAGGTGGTTGTATTGGATGATGATGTGGTTATTCAAGGTGATCTGTCCTTCTTGTGGAATCTTGATATGGGGGACAAGGTAAATGGTGCTGTTGAATTTTGTGGTGTAAGACTGGGTCAAGTGAGAAGTCTCCTGGGTAAGACAAATTATGATCCTAAATCTTGTGCTTGGATGTCTGGCGTGAATGTGATTAACCTGGATAAATGGAGGAAGCATAAAGTGACAGAGAATTACCTCATGCTCCTTAAACAG GTCAAGAACAATGATGAGGTATCTCTGCGAGAATCTGCCTTTTCTTTAAGCTTGTTGTCTTTTCAACATCTCATCTATCCCCTTGACAAGAAGCTGACTCTGTCTGGACTTGGATATGATTATGGAATCGACCCGGAGGTTGCACGGAGTTCTGCATCGTTGCACTACAATGGCAATATGAAACCTTGGCTTGAGTTAGGCATACCGGACTACAAAAAGTACTGGAGGAGGTTTCTCACCCGAGAAGACCGATTCATGGATGAGTGCAATGTAAATCCGTAG
- the LOC127331483 gene encoding probable galacturonosyltransferase 7 isoform X1, with translation MKPTPSQRRRGPRAALLALVLCSLLVPLAFIFDRAPSGYVTTDERRRQEVFVPSFVHVEPSKGGGGGGAVDPVPVHGVIQEKKISNGSTGVLRQHEQTGRNSSGVSAKPKVPPVPRTEPPKAVNESTQRTSEVSNARKRRGAKADEVENAKACQLEFGSYCLWSTEHKVIMKDSVVKRLKDQLFVARSYYPSIAKLQGQEVLTQEMKQNIQDHERVLSASAVDADLPSFINKKIEQMDHTIARAKSCTVECHNVVRKLRQILDMTDDEAHFHMKQSAFLYNLGAQTLPKTHHCFSMRLTLEYFKSPSLDSDVSLARKFKTPNHRHYVILSKNVLAASVVINSTVISSKEPGNNVFHILTDAQNFYGMKYWFARNSYKKAAIHVVNYEEMILEKLPKFSPRELYLSEEFRVFIRSTERPTEKTRMEYLSLFSHSHFFIPEIFKDLKKVVVLDDDVVIQGDLSFLWNLDMGDKVNGAVEFCGVRLGQVRSLLGKTNYDPKSCAWMSGVNVINLDKWRKHKVTENYLMLLKQQVKNNDEVSLRESAFSLSLLSFQHLIYPLDKKLTLSGLGYDYGIDPEVARSSASLHYNGNMKPWLELGIPDYKKYWRRFLTREDRFMDECNVNP, from the exons ATGAAGCCGACGCCGTCGCAGAGGCGGCGGGGCCCGCGCGCGGCGCTGCTGGCGCTCGTCCTCTGCTCCCTGCTCGTGCCCCTCGCCTTCATCTTCGACCGCGCCCCCTCCG GCTACGTGACCACGGACGAGCGGCGCCGACAG GAGGTATTCGTGCCTTCGTTCGTTCACGTGGAGCCGAGTAAAGGAGGAGGCGGTGGTGGTGCTGTCGATCCAGTCCCTGTCCATGGAGTGATACAG GAGAAGAAGATTTCCAATGGCAGCACTGGAGTGTTGCGGCAGCATGAGCAAACTGGTCGCAACTCTTCGGGTGTTAGTGCTAAACCAAAAG TTCCTCCTGTACCAAGAACTGAACCACCGAAGGCTGTGAACGAATCAACTCAAAGAACAAGT GAAGTTAGCAATGCTAGAAAGAGACGAGGTGCAAAAGCGGATGAAGTGGAAAATGCAAAGGCTTGTCAGCTTGAATTTGGGAGCTACTGCCTCTGGTCTACAGAACACAAAGTAATTATGAAGGATTCGGTAGTGAAAAGGCTAAAAGACCAACTATTTGTGGCCCGCTCATACTATCCAAGCATTGCCAAGCTTCAAGGACAGGAGGTACTTACTCAGGAAATGAAACAAAATATACAAGACCATGAGAGGGTTCTTAGTGCATCTGCTGTTGACGCTGATCTACCATCCTT TATCAACAAGAAGATAGAACAGATGGATCACacaatagcgagagcgaaatcttGCACTGTGGAATGTCACAATGTTGTCAGAAAGCTTCGGCAGATACTTGATATGACTGATGATGAAGCTCATTTTCATATGAAGCAGAGTGCATTCCTCTACAATCTTGGTGCTCAGACCTTGCCTAAAACTCACCACTGTTTTTCTATGAGGTTGACATTGGAATATTTCAAATCCCCTTCATTGGATTCAGATGTTTCTCTGGCTCGCAAGTTTAAGACCCCAAACCATAGGCACTATGTTATACTATCTAAGAATGTCCTTGCAGCTTCTGTTGTCATCAACTCAACAGTTATCAGTTCTAAG GAGCCAGGAAACAACGTTTTTCATATCCTAACTGATGCTCAAAACTTTTATGGCATGAAATACTGGTTTGCCAGAAATTCATACAAAAAGGCAGCTATCCATGTTGTAAACTATGAAGAAATGATTTTAGAAAAGCTACCAAAGTTCAGTCCGCGAGAGCTATATTTGTCTGAGGAGTTCCGTGTTTTCATCAGGAGCACTGAGCGGCCCACTGAGAAGACAAGAATGGAATACTTGTCTTTGTTTAGTCATTCTCATTTCTTTATTCCAGAAATATTCAAGGATCTAAAGAAGGTGGTTGTATTGGATGATGATGTGGTTATTCAAGGTGATCTGTCCTTCTTGTGGAATCTTGATATGGGGGACAAGGTAAATGGTGCTGTTGAATTTTGTGGTGTAAGACTGGGTCAAGTGAGAAGTCTCCTGGGTAAGACAAATTATGATCCTAAATCTTGTGCTTGGATGTCTGGCGTGAATGTGATTAACCTGGATAAATGGAGGAAGCATAAAGTGACAGAGAATTACCTCATGCTCCTTAAACAG CAGGTCAAGAACAATGATGAGGTATCTCTGCGAGAATCTGCCTTTTCTTTAAGCTTGTTGTCTTTTCAACATCTCATCTATCCCCTTGACAAGAAGCTGACTCTGTCTGGACTTGGATATGATTATGGAATCGACCCGGAGGTTGCACGGAGTTCTGCATCGTTGCACTACAATGGCAATATGAAACCTTGGCTTGAGTTAGGCATACCGGACTACAAAAAGTACTGGAGGAGGTTTCTCACCCGAGAAGACCGATTCATGGATGAGTGCAATGTAAATCCGTAG
- the LOC127331484 gene encoding uncharacterized protein: MEAALKRYFGYTGFRPYQREIIQKVLDGRDCLVVMATGSGKSMCYQIPPLVAKKTTVVVSPLLSLMQDQVMSLQQRGVKSDYLGSTQMNSSVSSEAEKGLYDVLYMTPEKAISLPSRFWSNLHSSGICLLAIDEAHCISEWGHDFRPEYKQLHSLRDHLVGVPFVALTATATERVRGDIATSLNLCNPHVAIGSFDRPNLFYGVKSCNRSMSFISELVKDVSKTCTVGGSTIIYCTTIRDTEQVHEAMITAGIKSNIYHGKMGGKAREESHRSFVRDEVLVMVATIAFGMGIDKPDVRCVIHYGCPKSLESYYQESGRCGRDGLPSFCWLYYQRSDFAKADFYCSEVTNATQRNAIMDSFMAAQKYCLLGTCRRKCLLQYFGEEHAADCGNCDNCTTTTKTERDLSKESFLLLSCIKSCGGRWGLNMPVDVLRGSRVKKLVEKNYDKLPMHARGKDYPPNWWKALGGLLMAHGYLKETTSDGFRLVSVSPKGAKFLSDGGTPLLLQPTAEMIEQEELGSSQHKEGGLNPLTTVDSEKISEEELKLYHMLLNVRTKLARDIGTAPYAICGDQTLRHFARIRPSTGARLANIDGVNQHFISRYSGTFVQHITQFSKELNLSLDDSSGVEETVSVSKPVNNNVPMKLGDARFTAWELWQNREYSFKKIAHFRRAVPIKEQTVIQYILDAARDGCEMNWSRFCEETGLTLEIASQIRLAIAKVGSRDKLKPIKDELPENVTYEMIKIFFTIDELGVSEKAFGGIPTDGARSAESPKSSSHESEAVENSNQGDSVIKADACDSSPSRKRSRTDGTPVSDDKQVKKLQKMDEQVTESTAPAVATEEAILELAESRGGVSLEDAVKHFSGSKRESVVEMLESLQCNFAVYMKNDCYLVL, from the exons ATGGAGGCGGCTCTGAAG CGGTACTTCGGGTACACCGGATTCCGGCCGTACCAGCGGGAGATCATACAGAAGGTCCTGGACGGGCGGGACTGCCTGGTCGTCATGGCCACCGGCAGCGGCAAGTCGATGTG CTATCAAATCCCTCCACTCGTTGCAAAGAAGACGACTGTTGTCGTAAGCCCTCTTCTGTCACTGATGCAAGACCAG GTCATGAGTTTACAACAACGTGGTGTGAAATCTGACTACCTTGGCAGCACCCAAATGAATAGCTCTGTTAGCAGTGAGGCTGAAAAAGGCCTGTATGATGTTCTGTACATGACCCCTGAGAAAGCTATCTCACTTCCTTCAAG GTTTTGGAGTAACTTGCATTCTTCCGGAATCTGCTTGTTGGCCATCGATGAAGCACATTGCATATCTGAATGGGGTCATGATTTCAG GCCGGAGTACAAGCAGCTACATTCATTGCGTGACCACCTTGTGGGTGTTCCCTTTGTTGCCTTGACTGCAACAGCCACAGAAAG GGTACGTGGAGATATTGCCACTTCCTTGAACCTGTGTAATCCTCATGTTGCAATTGGATCATTTGATCGTCCAAACCTTTTCTACGGTGTGAAATCATGCAACCGATCTATGTCCTTTATCAGCGAACTTGTGAAAGATGTCTCGAAGACATGTACTGTGGGTGGCTCAACAATAATTTACTGTACCACCATCCGGGACACTGAACAG GTACATGAAGCAATGATTACTGCTGGAATCAAATCTAACATTTACCATGGTAAAATGGGTGGCAAAGCTAGAGAGGAATCCCATAG ATCGTTTGTTAGAGATGAAGTACTTGTGATGGTGGCAACCATTGCATTTGGGATGGGAATAGATAAGCCAGATGTTAGATGTGTAATACACTACGGATGCCCTAAGAGCCTAGAATCATACTACCAGGAAAGTGGGCGTTGTGGAAGAGATGGACTGCCTTCATTCTGCTGGCTATATTATCAAAGAAGTGATTTTGCAAAAGCTGACTTCTATTGTTCCGAAGTAACAAAT GCAACACAAAGGAATGCCATCATGGATTCCTTCATGGCAGCACAGAAATATTGCCTCCTTGGTACATGCCGCAGAAAGTGCCTGTTGCAGTACTTTGGTGAAGAGCATGCAGCTGACTGTG GTAACTGCGATAATTGCACAACAACGACAAAGACTGAGAGGGATTTGTCAAAAGAATCTTTCTTGTTGCTGTCCTGCATcaagtcttgtggaggacgctgggGCCTTAATATGCCAGTTGATGTTCTCCGTGGATCACGA GTCAAAAAGCTAGTTGAGAAGAATTATGATAAACTTCCAATGCATGCACGTGGAAAAGACTATCCGCCAAACTGGTGGAAAGCACTTGGTGGTCTGCTTATGGCACATG GTTACTTGAAGGAGACTACAAGTGATGGGTTTAGATTGGTCAG TGTTAGTCCAAAAGGGGCCAAGTTTCTCTCCGATGGTGGAACACCACTTTTGTTGCAGCCAACTGCAGAGATGATTGAGCAAGAGGAGCTTGGTAGTTCACAGCATAAAGAAGGGGGCTTAAATCCTCTGACCACTGTAGACTCTGAAAAGATATCCGAG GAGGAACTGAAACTCTACCACATGCTCTTGAACGTCAGGACGAAACTTGCTCGGGATATTGGAACTGCTCC ATATGCTATATGCGGTGATCAGACCCTAAGACACTTTGCAAGGATTAGGCCTTCTACTGGAGCTAGACTGGCTAATATTGATGGTGTTAACCAG CACTTCATCTCGCGTTACAGTGGCACTTTTGTCCAACATATCACTCAATTTTCAAAAGAGTTGAACCTTTCATTAGATGATTCATCAGGAGTAGAGGAAACGGTGTCTGTTTCTAAACCTGTAAACAACAATGTTCCAATGAAATTGGGTGATGCCAGATTTACTGCATGGGAACTGTGGCAGAATAGGGAGTACTCGTTCAAGAAAATTGCG CATTTCCGCAGAGCAGTGCCGATAAAGGAGCAAACAGTTATTCAATATATACTTGATGCTGCTCGGGACGGATGTGAGATGAACTGGAGTAGGTTCTGCGAGGAGACAGGATTAACACTTGAGATAGCTTCACAGATCCGTCTTGCCATTGCAAAGGTTGGATCACGCGACAAGCTGAAGCCAATAAAAGATGAGCTTCCAGAAAAT GTAACatacgaaatgatcaagatattcTTCACAATTGACGAACTTGGAGTGTCAGAGAAAGCTTTTGGTGGCATTCCTACTGATGGGGCCAGATCAGCCGAGTCGCCCAAATCCAGTTCCCACGAGAGTGAAGCTGTCGAGAACAGTAATCAAGGAGACAGTGTCATCAAGGCAGACGCCTGTGATTCAAGCCCTTCAAGGAAGAGGTCCCGTACTGATGGCACACCAGTCTCTGATGACAAACAAGtaaagaaactgcaaaagatggaCGAGCAAGTGACTGAGTCTACTGCCCCAGCTGTTGCCACCGAAGAAGCTATACTTGAACTGGCCGAGAGCCGTGGCGGG GTTTCGTTGGAGGATGCCGTCAAGCACTTCAGCGGGTCGAAACGAGAATCTGTCGTTGAGATGTTGGAGAGCCTGCAGTGCAACTTTGCGGTGTACATGAAAAATGACTGCTACCTGGTTTTGTGA
- the LOC139835419 gene encoding uncharacterized protein, with protein sequence MSIKGAWVLSKYDTTWVVSDFVPHTCVLKSMLKDHRNLTSTLIARLFYKEIVENTAMGVKAIQKRVHLQYKYVIEYGKAWRAKQTRSENRFGTFYDAYDGVVRLLQTLKDRNPGTHVDIQDFVIPEFPNVRVLHRVFFAFSICIEAFMHCRPVMCVDGTFLTGRYKGQILTAIGVDGNNRCVPLAFAFVESENTASWLWFFRQLKKSIVKDRENVCVLHDRHAGILAAIKTTVEAGPDEETPWQDMQSRWCMRHLGANFFSQFRSKGLMNLFKKLCKQNQECKYTFLRGKLDEFTKDHVRHRLAARAALVAAHAALWHVVHSVPKRPRARSYWAM encoded by the coding sequence ATGTCCATCAAGGGTGCATGGGTACTGTCCAAGTATGACACAACATGGGTGGTGAGCGATTTCGTGCCGCACACATGTGTCCTTAAGAGTATGTTGAAGGATCACCGAAACCTTACATCCACTCTTATTGCTCGCCTGTTCTACAAGGAGATTGTAGAGAATACAGCAATGGGGGTTAAAGCCATCCAGAAAAGAGTTCACCTTCAATATAAGTATGTAATTGAATATGGCAAGGCATGGAGGGCTAAACAGACAAGATCGGAGAACAGATTCGGGACCTTCTATGATGCTTATGACGGTGTCGTCCGTCTCCTGCAGACATTGAAGGACCGGAATCCGGGCACCCATGTGGACATACAAGACTTTGTGATACCAGAGTTCCCTAATGTCAGGGTTCTGCACAGGGTGTTTTTCGCATTCAGCATATGCATCGAGGCTTTCATGCACTGTCGTCCGGTGATGTGTGTAGATGGAACTTTTCTAACTGGGAGGTACAAGGGACAGATTCTGACAGCAATTGGAGTGGATGGCAACAATCGATGTGTGCCTCTCGCATTTGCATTTGTTGAGAGCGAGAACACTGctagctggttatggttcttCAGGCAGTTAAAAAAATCGATAGTGAAAGATCGCGAAAATGTGTGCGTGCTACATGACAGGCATGCAGGTATACTTGCGGCTATCAAGACTACGGTAGAAGCCGGACCTGATGAAGAGACGCCATGGCAGGATATGCAGAGTAGGTGGTGCATGCGCCACCTGGGGGCCAATTTCTTCTCGCAGTTTAGGAGCAAGGGTCTTATGAATCTGTTCAAGAAGTTGTGCAAGCAGAATCAAGAATGCAAGTACACTTTTCTCCGCGGCAAGCTGGATGAGTTCACTAAGGACCATGTGCGGCACAGGTTAGCCGCCCGAGCTGCATTAGTAGCAGCTCATGCAGCACTGTGGCACGTGGTACACAGTGTTCCAAAGAGGCCCCGAGCCAGATCCTATTGGGCTATGTGA